The following coding sequences lie in one Rutidosis leptorrhynchoides isolate AG116_Rl617_1_P2 chromosome 6, CSIRO_AGI_Rlap_v1, whole genome shotgun sequence genomic window:
- the LOC139855542 gene encoding acyl-lipid (9-3)-desaturase-like, whose amino-acid sequence MAEHKKYVTSDELKTHNKSGDLWICIQGKVYDVTTWMKTHPGGELPLLNLGGQDVTDAYVAFHPSSAWQHLDKFFNGYYLSDYNVSEVSKDYRKLHSEFTKIGLFEKKGHGVMISMFFIALLFCACVYGVLVSKSCLVHVLCGGLIGFVWIQSGFHGHDSGHYKIMMDKKSTRFAQILTMNCLAGISIEWWKRNHNAHHIAVNSLDYDPDLQHMPMFVVSSKFFDSLTSKFYERKLNFNGIARFLVSYQHYTFYPVMCFARLYLFGQSFPLLLSNKKVANRGQELLGLLVFWIWYPLLVSCLPNWSERVMFVLSSLAISGVQHIQFTLSHYSSSVYVGEPTGNDWFQKQTNGTLNISCSEFMDWFHGGLQFQIEHHLFPRLPRCHLRKISPFVKDLCMKHGLPYDSISFFKANERTIATLRNVALQARDLTKPVPKNLVWEALDVHG is encoded by the coding sequence ATGGCAGAACACAAGAAGTATGTGACATCAGATGAACTCAAAACACACAACAAATCAGGAGATCTGTGGATTTGTATCCAAGGTAAAGTTTATGACGTTACAACTTGGATGAAAACTCATCCTGGTGGTGAATTGCCATTGTTGAATCTTGGAGGTCAAGATGTAACAGATGCTTATGTTGCTTTTCATCCATCATCAGCATGGCAACATCTTGATAAATTCTTTAACGGGTATTACTTAAGTGATTATAATGTTTCCGAGGTTTCAAAAGATTATAGAAAACTTCACTCCGAGTTTACAAAAATAGGCTTGTTTGAAAAAAAAGGACACGGAGTTATGATATCTATGTTCTTTATAGCACTGTTGTTCTGTGCTTGTGTATATGGTGTTTTAGTTAGTAAGAGTTGTTTGGTTCATGTGTTGTGTGGTGGGTTGATAGGCTTTGTTTGGATTCAAAGTGGATTTCATGGTCATGATTCGGGTCACTATAAAATTATGATGGATAAAAAATCGACTCGTTTTGCACAAATCTTGACTATGAATTGTTTAGCAGGAATTAGTATTGAGTGGTGGAAAAGAAACCACAATGCTCATCATATTGCTGTTAATAGTCTTGATTATGACCCTGATCTTCAACACATGCCAATGTTTGTGGTATCTTCGAAATTCTTTGATTCGCTTACATCAAAATTTTATGAAAGAAAATTGAATTTTAATGGTATTGCTAGGTTTCTTGTTAGTTACCAACATTATACATTTTATCCTGTTATGTGTTTCGCTAGACTTTATTTATTCGGACAATCTTTCCCGTTGCTTTTATCAAATAAAAAGGTTGCTAATAGAGGACAAGAGCTTCTAGGCCTTTTAGTGTTTTGGATTTGGTACCCTTTGCTAGTGTCTTGCTTACCAAATTGGAGCGAACGTGTAATGTTTGTATTATCAAGCTTAGCGATTAGTGGTGTTCAACATATTCAGTTTACTTTGAGCCATTATTCATCAAGTGTTTATGTTGGTGAGCCAACCGGGAATGATTGGTTTCAGAAGCAAACTAATGGTACACTCAACATTAGTTGTTCTGAATTCATGGATTGGTTTCATGGTGGGCTACAATTTCAAATTGAGCACCATTTGTTTCCAAGATTGCCAAGATGTCACTTAAGGAAAATATCACCATTTGTGAAGGATTTATGCATGAAACATGGTTTACCTTATGACTCTATATCTTTCTTCAAGGCCAATGAGAGGACTATTGCAACTTTGCGCAATGTAGCTTTACAAGCTCGTGACTTGACCAAGCCGGTCCCAAAGAATCTAGTTTGGGAAGCACTAGATGTTCACGGCTAA